In a single window of the Olivibacter sp. SDN3 genome:
- the tssD gene encoding type VI secretion system tube protein TssD: MKSKVCFLLLIFCCFSNINTFAQQAENEVKFVLTDPATNTSQTYQLRSVSYSCYHPSQDTIARSYDTHMVNIDFKYSLDSFLLKWIAGETEQAQGKITVENKYNGKIIRTIVFDKAVAGNASESFAAGDSYSSYGSTQISVYTRKLVIDDVVMDRALSSSR, from the coding sequence ATGAAAAGTAAAGTTTGCTTCCTCCTGCTTATTTTCTGCTGTTTCAGCAATATTAACACCTTTGCCCAACAAGCTGAAAACGAAGTAAAATTTGTATTGACAGACCCGGCAACCAATACCTCGCAAACTTATCAATTACGATCGGTATCCTACTCGTGTTATCACCCGTCTCAAGACACCATCGCCAGGTCCTATGACACCCATATGGTCAATATTGATTTCAAATACAGTCTTGACTCCTTCTTGCTCAAATGGATCGCCGGCGAAACCGAGCAGGCACAAGGTAAAATTACTGTAGAGAACAAATACAATGGAAAAATCATTCGAACGATTGTTTTTGATAAAGCTGTTGCCGGGAATGCTTCGGAAAGTTTTGCGGCGGGCGACAGTTACAGCAGCTATGGATCAACACAGATATCCGTTTATACCAGAAAATTAGTGATTGATGACGTCGTTATGGATCGCGCCTTATCATCGTCCAGATGA
- a CDS encoding helix-turn-helix domain-containing protein, which yields MDKHYGEIIEKVMRRNGYSISEAARTMKVNRRSVYNWFDQPKLKDNLIFKIGCALRYDFSKEFPELFTTEDFQKAFSNTQVKRTNVVDELEKTNYWKDKYISLLEKYNAMLTYQKQNNQGPFDYAI from the coding sequence ATGGACAAGCATTATGGAGAAATTATTGAGAAGGTGATGAGAAGAAACGGCTACAGCATCAGTGAAGCCGCAAGAACGATGAAAGTAAACAGACGTTCAGTTTACAATTGGTTTGATCAACCCAAACTCAAAGATAACCTGATCTTCAAAATAGGTTGTGCATTACGTTATGACTTCTCTAAAGAGTTCCCGGAACTTTTTACCACTGAGGATTTTCAGAAAGCGTTTAGCAATACCCAAGTAAAACGTACTAATGTGGTAGATGAATTGGAAAAGACGAATTATTGGAAGGATAAATACATCAGCCTATTGGAAAAATATAATGCGATGCTCACTTATCAAAAGCAAAATAATCAAGGTCCGTTTGACTATGCAATCTAA
- a CDS encoding phytoene/squalene synthase family protein, with translation MKQLFDELSFKISKETTKKYSTSFSLGILALSPGIRPAIYAVYGYVRLADEIVDSFHGYDKERLLKRLRKQTIQAIEEKISINPILHSFQETVHRYQIGWELIDTFLRSMEMDLLPVKYDSNLYKTYIMGSAEVVGLMCLQVFVQGDNLAYESLKPYAMQLGSAFQKVNFLRDLKDDYQLLGRIYFPNVDMADFNPQIKSEIEKEIEKEFREALHGIKHLPNSAKLGVYLAYSYYISLFRKIQRTSAKEIVNQRIRINNGKKISLMMSSYFQFKMALI, from the coding sequence ATGAAACAGCTATTTGATGAATTATCATTTAAGATAAGCAAAGAGACCACCAAAAAATACAGCACCAGTTTTTCGTTGGGCATCTTGGCGTTGAGTCCAGGAATTCGTCCGGCTATTTACGCCGTATACGGTTATGTACGGTTGGCAGACGAAATTGTAGACAGCTTTCATGGTTACGATAAAGAACGCCTATTGAAGCGCCTGCGCAAGCAAACAATACAAGCTATTGAAGAAAAGATATCCATCAACCCTATCTTACATTCGTTTCAGGAAACTGTTCATCGATACCAGATTGGCTGGGAGTTGATCGACACTTTTCTAAGAAGCATGGAGATGGATTTGCTGCCGGTAAAATATGATTCCAACCTGTACAAGACATACATTATGGGTTCTGCGGAAGTCGTGGGGCTGATGTGTTTACAGGTTTTTGTGCAAGGCGACAACCTCGCTTATGAAAGTCTTAAACCGTATGCCATGCAATTAGGTTCGGCTTTTCAGAAGGTTAATTTTTTACGGGATCTGAAAGATGATTATCAACTGCTGGGAAGAATCTATTTTCCCAATGTAGATATGGCCGATTTCAACCCTCAGATAAAATCCGAAATAGAAAAGGAAATAGAAAAAGAGTTTAGGGAGGCGCTGCACGGCATTAAACACTTGCCCAATTCGGCTAAGCTCGGTGTATATCTGGCATATTCTTATTACATTTCCTTATTCAGAAAAATACAACGAACGTCTGCAAAGGAGATCGTAAACCAACGTATCAGAATCAACAATGGAAAGAAAATTTCACTGATGATGAGTAGTTACTTTCAGTTTAAAATGGCACTAATATAA
- a CDS encoding SusC/RagA family TonB-linked outer membrane protein — MNQYYRWFLLCLFWCIGSSSLLYAQQTVKGTVSDEGGPLPGVTVQVKGKQNSVQTTSEGNYEIQAQEGETLVFSYIGYARKEVPVGNEANMNVVLEMEANALNEVVVSALGIKREAKALGYSTTRVEGDKFTQSRDVNLGNALTGKVAGVSVSNNATGASGSSRVVIRGNASMTGNNQPLYVIDGVPFDNTNQGSAGQYGGLDLGDGLSNINPDDIEDIQVLKGAAASALYGYRGGNGAILITTKSGKAGEALSVELNNNFTVNKIIDFREFQQDYGQGTQGVKPTTANSALNSAVSSWGPRFDGSEAVNLRGDTYAYSPGPDNWKNFYRNGINNQTSIALAGSSEKVRYRVGLSNLYNTPNVPNSNMKQQGINTNTSYQITDKLELTITANYIFEQVKNRALLADNSTNVNASTMYLGNGYDIRWLNPYRNADGNELLPGTNLYFNNPYFLAYEHENNTDRNRLTGAATLKYDILDWLSVQGQVSRDGYVFQFRKVTPTGTAYANGGELTEYERNFRELNANFLVTANRNIGENFSVNASVGGNTQDNINRAYGLLGGAAGPFIVPYVYNINNINAPNTKYVPEYERLRVNSFYGTADFGYKDYLFLNFTARNDWFSTLNPTNNSYFYPSVSTSFVFSEAFDLPEVISFAKFRASYAESSNGTTPYQNLLNFSLQTYDKDGVPLGYVRNENVPNTDLRPVQIREYEAGLNMQFFNNRLNIDAAVYQKDTKDDIAIISTSTASGYNAAIQNIGEVRNRGIEGLISGTPIQNDNFSWNTSLNLAFNDSQIRYLGEGINALTIQGSEAAFGDGVVVSNVIGQRYGQIMGFAYQRDEAGNIIYGDNGNPLRTDGIVPLGSGVYRTTGGFSNQFQYKNFTLGMLFDFKFGAKLFSATNLLLYNGGLHEETLDGREGGVIGVGVTQDGSPNTVAVPAQNYYQNLAINNNIAEEFVYDASFIKLRELSLGYTLPNELVQRTPFKAATFSLVARNLWTLLKHTPNIDPESAYNNSNAQGLEATSNPPITSLGFNVNMKF; from the coding sequence ATGAATCAATATTACAGATGGTTCCTGCTCTGTTTGTTTTGGTGTATTGGCAGTAGTTCTCTGCTTTATGCCCAACAAACGGTTAAAGGAACAGTTAGCGATGAGGGTGGGCCACTACCCGGTGTTACCGTACAGGTGAAAGGTAAACAAAACAGTGTGCAGACTACATCTGAGGGAAATTATGAAATACAAGCGCAAGAAGGCGAAACGCTGGTGTTTTCTTATATAGGTTATGCCAGAAAAGAGGTACCTGTAGGAAATGAAGCAAACATGAACGTGGTTTTGGAAATGGAAGCAAATGCTTTGAACGAAGTTGTGGTAAGCGCTTTGGGAATAAAAAGGGAAGCAAAGGCACTGGGATATTCTACGACCCGGGTGGAAGGCGATAAGTTTACGCAGTCGCGTGATGTTAACCTGGGTAATGCCTTAACAGGTAAAGTAGCAGGTGTAAGCGTTTCTAATAATGCCACTGGCGCCTCAGGAAGTAGTCGCGTGGTTATCCGGGGGAACGCATCCATGACCGGAAACAATCAACCGCTTTACGTCATCGATGGGGTGCCGTTTGACAATACCAACCAAGGAAGTGCCGGACAATATGGTGGACTTGATCTCGGTGATGGTTTATCTAATATCAATCCGGATGATATTGAAGATATTCAGGTGCTTAAAGGTGCAGCAGCTTCGGCACTTTATGGTTACAGAGGTGGAAATGGGGCAATACTGATTACCACCAAAAGTGGTAAAGCGGGAGAAGCCTTATCGGTGGAACTGAATAATAACTTTACGGTAAATAAGATAATTGATTTCAGAGAGTTTCAGCAAGATTACGGACAGGGCACGCAAGGCGTGAAACCTACTACAGCGAACAGTGCACTCAATTCCGCCGTATCGAGTTGGGGCCCCCGTTTTGATGGTTCGGAAGCTGTGAACCTGCGTGGAGACACTTATGCGTATTCCCCCGGGCCTGATAATTGGAAGAATTTTTATAGAAACGGTATTAACAATCAAACTTCCATTGCTTTGGCCGGAAGCAGCGAGAAAGTACGTTACCGGGTTGGATTGTCAAACCTATATAACACACCAAACGTCCCTAATTCGAATATGAAGCAGCAGGGGATCAACACCAATACCAGCTATCAGATTACAGATAAACTGGAATTGACCATTACTGCTAATTATATATTCGAGCAGGTGAAAAATAGGGCCTTGTTGGCCGATAATTCGACAAATGTGAACGCGTCGACCATGTACCTGGGCAATGGATACGATATCCGTTGGTTGAACCCTTATCGTAATGCTGATGGCAACGAACTGCTGCCGGGTACTAATCTGTATTTTAATAACCCTTATTTTCTAGCTTATGAGCACGAAAACAATACCGACCGCAACCGCCTAACAGGGGCCGCCACATTAAAATATGATATTCTTGACTGGCTTTCGGTACAAGGACAGGTAAGTCGGGATGGTTATGTCTTCCAATTCAGAAAAGTTACTCCTACCGGTACAGCTTACGCAAATGGTGGGGAACTTACGGAGTATGAACGTAATTTCCGGGAGCTGAATGCCAATTTTCTGGTTACTGCCAATCGAAATATTGGAGAAAATTTTAGCGTGAATGCGTCGGTGGGTGGCAATACGCAAGATAATATCAATCGTGCTTATGGTTTGCTGGGAGGTGCTGCAGGCCCTTTCATTGTGCCTTATGTGTACAATATCAACAATATTAATGCCCCGAACACCAAGTATGTGCCGGAGTATGAGCGCTTGCGTGTGAACTCGTTCTATGGTACGGCCGATTTTGGTTATAAGGATTACCTTTTCCTGAACTTTACTGCTAGAAACGACTGGTTCTCTACGCTGAACCCGACCAACAATAGCTACTTCTATCCTTCGGTAAGTACCAGTTTCGTATTCAGTGAAGCGTTTGACCTTCCGGAAGTGATCAGTTTTGCCAAATTCAGGGCTTCCTACGCAGAATCGTCTAACGGAACAACACCATACCAGAATTTATTGAATTTTTCACTACAAACTTATGATAAGGATGGTGTGCCGTTGGGCTATGTGAGAAATGAAAATGTACCCAATACCGACCTCCGACCGGTGCAGATCCGCGAGTACGAGGCAGGCCTGAATATGCAATTCTTCAACAACCGTTTAAATATAGATGCTGCGGTTTATCAAAAGGACACCAAAGACGATATTGCGATCATTAGTACCAGTACCGCCTCAGGATATAATGCGGCCATTCAGAATATTGGTGAGGTACGCAATAGAGGAATCGAAGGTTTGATCTCGGGAACGCCTATTCAGAATGATAACTTCTCATGGAATACCAGCCTCAATTTAGCCTTTAATGATAGTCAAATCCGATACCTCGGTGAAGGAATTAATGCCCTCACCATACAGGGGTCGGAAGCGGCTTTTGGTGATGGGGTTGTTGTAAGTAATGTAATTGGTCAACGTTATGGCCAAATTATGGGCTTTGCCTATCAGCGCGATGAGGCGGGCAACATCATTTATGGAGACAATGGAAACCCCTTGAGGACGGACGGAATTGTACCATTAGGTTCGGGAGTTTACAGAACCACAGGTGGTTTCTCCAATCAATTCCAATACAAAAACTTCACGCTTGGTATGTTGTTCGACTTTAAATTTGGAGCAAAACTATTCTCGGCCACTAACCTACTGCTCTATAACGGAGGCTTACATGAAGAGACTCTCGATGGTAGGGAAGGTGGAGTTATCGGTGTGGGCGTAACCCAGGATGGAAGTCCAAACACCGTGGCTGTTCCCGCACAGAATTATTACCAGAATTTAGCCATCAACAACAACATTGCAGAAGAATTTGTGTATGACGCTAGTTTTATCAAACTACGGGAGCTATCATTGGGATATACGCTTCCTAACGAATTGGTACAGCGGACGCCGTTTAAAGCAGCAACTTTTTCTTTAGTGGCCAGAAACCTTTGGACATTATTGAAGCATACACCAAATATCGATCCGGAGTCTGCATATAATAATTCCAATGCGCAGGGTTTGGAAGCTACCTCCAATCCGCCTATTACGAGTCTTGGTTTTAACGTAAATATGAAGTTTTAA
- a CDS encoding MarR family winged helix-turn-helix transcriptional regulator encodes MNYRLLQEVISLVETFENHHEEQNHSPDIAGFKRWLYESHIQTELSTMEPEWEGKTKGRSPESVINTLLVHLNRYARTYSKSAIVGSDFSTQEEFIYLINLRAFGAMTKMQLIKKNIQEKPVGMQIINRLLKQGWIIQTDSESDKRSKVINISTKGEAALEGQMHKIRRATQVVTGNLTHTEKMELIRLLTKLDRFHQPIFQQQLSPEELLEQAWSRYPFEKIK; translated from the coding sequence ATGAATTACCGCTTACTTCAGGAGGTTATATCCTTAGTAGAAACCTTTGAAAATCATCATGAAGAACAAAATCACTCCCCCGACATAGCGGGGTTTAAACGTTGGTTATATGAAAGCCATATTCAAACAGAGCTTTCTACCATGGAACCTGAATGGGAAGGTAAAACAAAGGGTCGCAGCCCGGAGAGCGTTATCAATACACTCTTAGTTCATCTCAATCGTTATGCGCGCACTTATTCCAAATCGGCCATTGTTGGATCGGACTTTTCTACTCAAGAAGAATTTATTTATCTAATCAACCTCAGGGCTTTTGGAGCAATGACCAAAATGCAACTTATTAAAAAGAATATACAAGAAAAACCTGTAGGTATGCAGATCATCAATCGTTTACTTAAACAGGGTTGGATTATCCAGACGGATTCAGAATCAGATAAGCGCAGCAAAGTTATTAATATAAGTACTAAAGGGGAAGCAGCATTGGAAGGGCAAATGCATAAAATCCGTCGGGCGACACAAGTCGTAACAGGCAACCTGACGCATACGGAAAAAATGGAATTAATTCGTTTGCTGACCAAGCTGGATAGATTTCATCAGCCTATTTTCCAGCAGCAGCTAAGTCCTGAAGAGCTGCTGGAGCAAGCATGGTCACGTTATCCTTTTGAAAAAATTAAATAA
- a CDS encoding DUF4870 domain-containing protein, whose product MTNKTVAMVAYITIIGWVIAYLTYKKSTEKNTLINYHLGQSLGIIIISVVLSVISVVVLAIVPALGSLFYLISLIPFVFMLLGIIAASNETERPVPLVGKIFEGKFSF is encoded by the coding sequence ATGACAAATAAAACAGTGGCTATGGTGGCCTACATTACTATCATCGGATGGGTCATCGCTTATTTAACTTACAAAAAGTCAACGGAAAAAAACACCCTAATCAATTACCATTTGGGTCAATCGCTCGGAATCATCATCATCTCGGTTGTATTAAGTGTCATTAGCGTAGTTGTGCTTGCTATTGTACCCGCTTTAGGCAGCTTATTTTATCTGATTTCATTAATTCCTTTTGTGTTCATGTTATTAGGAATCATCGCTGCATCCAATGAAACCGAACGTCCGGTACCATTGGTTGGGAAAATATTCGAAGGCAAGTTCAGTTTTTAA
- a CDS encoding LuxR C-terminal-related transcriptional regulator: MHLPVKPFIIVIILLFVCTGKGSAQAIYIDSLKQLLTQQNLSKGDEVIALCQLAHANFEQDLSLSFRLVDKALAIGETLDDGKGKALAFGTLIHLYVQRQEIQRAYESRDSALYYADRTEDRIAKGFVWFRSGWLDIIDDENDQSIRKLLQALNYFKGQGADAYESLVCHYLASFYGYGNDAAKQERYARMCYESALKSKQVDALNTAYYTLGQSYYDRFKLDTTTRYLLDSALAFNKKSLNLSARQAGRLIVQSNTAAVALNTANSYFQYFPDTYRDSAEKYIDVAMDIAGRTNLQEVLLNGYGLRSEYAVRDGDFNRAERILLQGLANTEATVVKMPVTKARIFQALSRIAENKGDRAAALHYLKQYIQFNKEAFNEEKLHSIQKIEAQYQSVKKEQEIAYLQQQAAFNKKRNILYVCLGFTGIALLLLLLSSYNYKLKASIRRQKLIDKEKQEAELRARLKEAEMLQLHAEQSLLKERQERLEKEVLAGSLQISEKNELLELLPTKVGRQSNLSIDEQIKRIVKQQKRMDKDFDEHKTGFFEVSPAFVERLQEKAKHTLTRLDLKYCAYILMGLPNKEISLRLNIEPKSIRMARYRIKQKLGLDKDQHLDHFIRSQQ; this comes from the coding sequence ATGCATCTGCCTGTTAAACCTTTTATAATCGTAATCATTTTACTCTTCGTTTGCACGGGTAAAGGAAGTGCGCAAGCGATTTACATAGATTCATTAAAGCAGTTATTGACGCAACAGAACCTTTCAAAGGGAGACGAAGTGATCGCTTTATGTCAATTGGCACATGCTAATTTCGAACAGGATTTATCGCTTTCTTTCCGACTGGTGGATAAGGCACTTGCAATCGGTGAAACACTAGACGATGGGAAAGGTAAAGCATTGGCCTTTGGAACCCTTATACACTTATATGTACAGCGACAGGAAATACAAAGGGCTTATGAAAGCCGGGATAGCGCTCTATATTATGCCGATAGAACGGAAGATCGCATAGCGAAGGGCTTTGTGTGGTTTAGAAGTGGGTGGCTAGATATTATTGATGATGAAAATGATCAGTCCATAAGGAAGTTGCTCCAAGCGCTCAATTATTTTAAGGGACAGGGGGCAGATGCTTATGAAAGCTTGGTTTGCCATTATCTTGCAAGTTTTTATGGTTATGGCAATGATGCCGCCAAGCAGGAAAGGTATGCACGCATGTGTTATGAAAGCGCACTGAAGAGCAAGCAGGTAGATGCCTTGAATACGGCTTATTATACGCTGGGTCAGAGTTATTACGATCGGTTTAAACTGGATACTACCACACGTTATTTGCTCGATTCTGCCTTAGCCTTCAATAAAAAGTCGCTCAACCTTTCAGCAAGGCAGGCAGGAAGACTGATCGTACAAAGCAATACAGCGGCGGTGGCCTTGAATACAGCGAATAGCTATTTTCAGTATTTCCCAGATACATACCGTGATAGCGCTGAGAAGTATATCGACGTTGCTATGGATATTGCTGGCAGAACAAACCTACAAGAGGTCTTATTGAATGGCTATGGTTTAAGAAGTGAGTATGCCGTGAGAGACGGTGATTTTAATCGGGCGGAACGTATCTTGCTGCAGGGGCTGGCAAACACGGAGGCGACAGTGGTGAAAATGCCGGTAACAAAAGCTCGCATTTTTCAGGCGCTGTCACGCATTGCAGAAAATAAGGGAGATAGGGCTGCTGCACTCCATTACCTGAAGCAGTATATACAATTTAATAAAGAGGCGTTTAATGAGGAGAAATTACATAGCATACAGAAAATAGAAGCACAATATCAATCCGTAAAAAAAGAACAGGAAATAGCTTACCTGCAACAGCAAGCTGCGTTTAATAAAAAGCGGAATATATTATATGTTTGTTTGGGATTTACAGGGATAGCCTTGCTGCTGTTGTTACTCAGTTCGTATAATTACAAGCTAAAGGCCTCTATCAGAAGGCAGAAGCTGATCGATAAGGAAAAGCAAGAGGCGGAGTTGCGGGCTCGGTTAAAAGAGGCGGAAATGCTTCAGCTACATGCCGAACAGTCGTTGTTGAAAGAACGGCAGGAACGACTTGAAAAAGAAGTGCTTGCAGGTAGTTTACAGATATCGGAAAAAAATGAACTCTTGGAATTGCTGCCCACGAAGGTGGGACGCCAAAGCAACCTTAGCATCGACGAACAGATTAAGCGTATTGTTAAACAGCAGAAGCGGATGGATAAGGATTTTGACGAGCATAAGACAGGTTTTTTTGAGGTCAGCCCGGCTTTTGTTGAGCGACTGCAAGAAAAGGCCAAGCATACATTGACCCGTCTCGACCTGAAATACTGTGCTTATATTCTGATGGGTCTGCCAAATAAAGAAATATCCCTTCGTTTAAATATAGAGCCCAAAAGCATCCGGATGGCTCGTTACCGTATTAAACAGAAGCTAGGACTGGATAAAGATCAACACCTCGATCATTTTATCCGATCACAACAGTAG
- a CDS encoding SRPBCC family protein — translation MKYRLYREQQLHCDLQTAWSFFSSATNLSKITPEEMRFKVLSSFENDKIYEGMLIDYYVTPFLGIPLKWQTEIVQVDFQKSFTDSQKKGPYKLWHHFHEFVPNENGILMKDTVDYELPFGILGDWVHRLLVKRKLQAIFDFRRKVLEKKF, via the coding sequence ATGAAATACCGACTATATCGTGAACAGCAACTGCACTGCGATCTCCAAACAGCATGGAGTTTTTTTTCCTCGGCCACCAATCTGTCAAAGATTACACCCGAAGAAATGAGATTCAAGGTTTTATCATCTTTTGAAAACGATAAAATCTATGAAGGCATGCTGATTGATTATTACGTAACCCCCTTCCTAGGTATTCCTTTGAAATGGCAAACAGAGATTGTACAAGTCGATTTTCAAAAGAGTTTTACCGATTCTCAAAAAAAGGGTCCCTATAAATTATGGCATCATTTTCACGAGTTTGTTCCGAATGAAAACGGTATATTGATGAAAGATACGGTTGACTACGAATTACCTTTTGGTATATTAGGTGATTGGGTACATCGCCTATTGGTTAAACGAAAGCTACAAGCGATTTTTGATTTTCGCCGTAAAGTTTTAGAAAAAAAATTTTAA
- a CDS encoding NAD(P)/FAD-dependent oxidoreductase: MRKRIAIIGSGFSGISAAAYTAQAGNEVHVFEKNSSLGGRARQFKTPDGYTFDMGPSWYWMPDIIENFFADFAKRSADFYCLTPLNPQFEMVFTNNVVAIPEKYEDLRNLFEHMESGAAKQLDRFMDEAQYKYEVGMKDFVNKPCHSWFEFFSLKIARSALKLDLFSSFQTHVRRFFKHPQLISLMEFPVIFLGAMPKDIPALYSLMNYGGYKLGTWYPMGGFIKIIDAMVAVAKEQGVQFHLNAPVTKIHIKHNQATSLAVNGETIPFDAIIASSDYHYTEQQLLEKQYRNYRDDYWRKKTLAPSCLIFYLGLKQQIPNLKHHTLFFENDLNIHAKEIYDTKKWPTRPLFYTCCPSKTDKGLAPEQHENLFLLMPLASGIEDNNNLREKYFREMLQRLEKHTGASNLLKQIVYKKSYCIRDFKEDYHAYLGNAYGLANTLSQTAVLKPSIRNKHVKNLYYTGQLTVPGPGVPPAIISGKIAATEVNKLKIMPYETAI; the protein is encoded by the coding sequence ATGCGAAAGAGAATAGCCATTATAGGTTCCGGATTTTCAGGCATTTCAGCAGCAGCTTATACTGCCCAGGCTGGAAATGAAGTACACGTTTTCGAGAAGAACAGCTCCTTAGGAGGCCGTGCAAGGCAATTCAAGACCCCTGATGGTTATACCTTTGATATGGGACCAAGCTGGTATTGGATGCCGGATATTATCGAAAATTTTTTCGCCGATTTCGCGAAGAGAAGTGCAGACTTTTACTGCCTAACTCCTCTTAACCCACAGTTTGAGATGGTTTTTACCAATAACGTAGTTGCCATTCCCGAAAAATATGAAGACCTGCGCAACCTATTTGAACACATGGAATCAGGAGCAGCTAAACAACTCGACCGCTTTATGGACGAAGCCCAATACAAATACGAAGTGGGCATGAAAGATTTTGTAAACAAGCCTTGTCATTCCTGGTTTGAGTTTTTTTCACTAAAAATCGCGAGAAGTGCGCTGAAGCTGGATCTGTTCAGCAGCTTTCAGACGCACGTCCGCCGATTCTTCAAACATCCGCAGTTAATTTCGCTAATGGAGTTTCCGGTTATTTTCCTGGGCGCCATGCCAAAAGACATTCCAGCGCTATATAGCCTTATGAATTATGGCGGTTACAAATTAGGCACCTGGTACCCCATGGGTGGTTTTATCAAAATTATCGATGCAATGGTTGCCGTGGCAAAAGAACAAGGCGTTCAATTTCACCTCAACGCTCCAGTAACAAAGATCCATATAAAGCACAACCAAGCCACCTCGCTTGCTGTCAATGGAGAAACCATACCATTTGATGCCATCATCGCCTCTTCAGATTACCACTATACCGAACAGCAATTACTGGAAAAACAATATCGGAATTACAGGGACGATTATTGGAGAAAGAAGACCTTAGCCCCTTCTTGTTTAATTTTTTATCTAGGACTCAAGCAACAAATCCCGAACCTAAAACATCATACCCTATTTTTTGAAAACGACCTAAATATCCATGCCAAGGAAATCTACGACACCAAAAAGTGGCCTACTAGGCCCTTATTTTATACCTGTTGCCCTTCCAAAACTGATAAAGGACTGGCTCCCGAGCAGCATGAGAACCTGTTTTTACTGATGCCTCTTGCCAGCGGGATTGAGGATAACAACAATTTGCGGGAAAAATATTTTCGCGAAATGCTACAACGTCTCGAAAAGCATACCGGTGCAAGTAATCTCTTGAAGCAAATCGTTTATAAAAAAAGCTATTGTATACGTGATTTCAAGGAAGATTACCATGCCTATCTGGGTAATGCCTATGGATTGGCCAATACGCTTAGCCAAACAGCCGTGCTAAAGCCTTCGATTCGAAACAAACACGTTAAGAACCTGTATTACACCGGACAATTGACCGTTCCCGGACCGGGCGTTCCACCAGCTATTATTTCCGGTAAAATTGCAGCAACTGAAGTAAATAAACTTAAGATCATGCCTTATGAAACAGCTATTTGA